In a genomic window of Shouchella clausii:
- a CDS encoding sucrose-specific PTS transporter subunit IIBC produces the protein MNDRQKAQEILDALGGKENIAAASHCATRLRLVLNDEGIVHQKKLEDMDIVKGTFSTGGQYQIILGSGTVNKIYQELAALTNMEDMSTVDVKDAANQKLNPIQRFVKMLSDIFVPIIPAIVAGGLLMGLNNVLTASGLFFDDLSLIEAYPNMADLAALINTFANAPFVYLPVLIGFSAAKRFGGNSFLGAALGMLMVHPDLLNGNDYAVAKLEGTVPVWNILGFNIEMVGYQSTVLPVLVASYILAQLEKFLRKIVPTVLDNLLTPLLSLFITGILTFTFVGPLTRSAGYFLTDGIVFLYETAGPIGGAILGFLYAPFVITGMHHSFIAIETQLLADMAKTGGSFIFPTAAMANIAQGAAALAVLFITKSQKLKGVASASGISALLGITEPAMFGVNLKLRYPFFAALVGAAVANAYITLNNVLAVALGAAGLPGIISIRPDSLIHYVIGMVIAFVVTFSLTVLLSKRFKDKA, from the coding sequence ATGAATGACAGACAAAAAGCTCAAGAGATTCTTGATGCGTTAGGTGGAAAGGAAAATATAGCTGCTGCTTCCCACTGTGCAACACGGCTACGATTGGTTTTGAACGATGAAGGCATTGTTCATCAGAAAAAGCTTGAGGATATGGATATTGTAAAAGGGACATTCTCTACAGGTGGTCAATATCAAATTATCTTAGGGAGTGGCACTGTAAATAAAATTTATCAGGAGCTTGCAGCTTTAACAAATATGGAAGACATGTCAACTGTCGATGTGAAAGATGCGGCGAATCAAAAATTAAATCCGATTCAACGATTTGTAAAGATGCTGTCTGACATTTTTGTCCCAATTATTCCGGCGATTGTCGCTGGTGGTTTGTTAATGGGGCTTAATAACGTCTTAACAGCTTCAGGACTGTTTTTTGATGACTTGTCATTGATCGAAGCATATCCGAACATGGCCGATCTGGCAGCGCTGATTAATACATTTGCCAATGCGCCATTCGTTTATTTGCCTGTTCTCATAGGATTTTCGGCCGCAAAAAGGTTCGGAGGAAATTCGTTTTTAGGTGCTGCCTTAGGGATGCTCATGGTTCATCCCGATTTATTAAATGGGAATGACTATGCTGTAGCAAAGCTAGAAGGCACTGTGCCTGTTTGGAATATCCTTGGCTTTAACATTGAGATGGTAGGCTATCAAAGTACCGTATTACCAGTATTAGTTGCCTCCTATATTTTGGCTCAACTGGAGAAATTTTTGCGAAAGATAGTCCCTACCGTTTTAGATAATTTGCTAACGCCATTATTAAGTCTATTTATAACTGGTATTTTAACGTTTACATTCGTTGGACCACTGACTCGTTCTGCTGGTTATTTCTTAACAGACGGCATTGTTTTCCTATATGAAACAGCTGGACCTATTGGCGGGGCGATTCTAGGTTTCTTATATGCACCTTTTGTCATTACTGGAATGCATCATAGCTTTATTGCAATTGAAACACAACTGCTGGCAGATATGGCGAAAACCGGTGGGTCATTTATCTTCCCAACAGCAGCAATGGCAAACATTGCCCAAGGAGCAGCCGCACTTGCTGTCCTATTTATAACGAAAAGTCAGAAGCTAAAAGGAGTGGCTTCCGCTTCAGGTATTTCAGCATTACTTGGGATCACGGAGCCTGCCATGTTTGGTGTCAATTTAAAACTTCGCTACCCATTTTTTGCTGCACTCGTTGGAGCCGCAGTTGCTAACGCCTATATCACACTGAACAATGTTTTAGCTGTCGCTTTAGGTGCTGCAGGATTGCCGGGGATTATTTCGATTCGCCCAGATTCATTAATCCATTATGTGATCGGCATGGTAATTGCGTTTGTCGTGACATTTAGCTTAACCGTATTGCTCTCAAAGCGTTTTAAAGACAAAGCATAG
- a CDS encoding glycoside hydrolase family 32 protein → MEWTRERRYRKIEEATKEEIMLLKEKVSASPWRQSFHIQPKTGLLNDPNGFSYYNGEYHLFYQWFPLGPVHGLKYWYHTKSTDLVHWENVGIGIEPTAYFDSHGAFSGTALEHEGLLYLFYTGNTRDADWVRRPYQCMATMDKTYKISKFPAPVIDHVPEGYTDHFRDPMLFKKQGQFYALIGAQREDKTGSLVIYKSIDLQSWNFHGELKTKLHTFGFMWECPGYLEMNGKGILIFSPQGLKPQGNHFQNLYQAGYLIGEPLDFEEKQFHHGKFQELDRGFDFYAPQVMKDPSGRNLCVGWMGLPEIEYPTDKHGWAHCLTIPRELILKGNQLLQKPVPELKKRRKEKVEKTFKLVNETQTFPDFKGDIYELLCEFDAGSAQVVGINIRENGTEKTVIKYDKAKQMIVLDRTSAGQPFAQEYGTVRKCSFQGEFVKFHIFVDQSSVEVFINDGEEVFTARIFPDKASTGIRFFSEGEASVSARKWDF, encoded by the coding sequence ATGGAGTGGACGAGAGAAAGACGTTATCGAAAGATTGAAGAGGCAACAAAAGAAGAGATCATGCTATTAAAAGAGAAAGTATCCGCTAGTCCTTGGAGGCAGTCTTTTCATATTCAACCAAAAACAGGTTTATTAAATGATCCAAATGGCTTCTCCTATTATAATGGTGAATACCATTTATTTTATCAGTGGTTTCCACTAGGGCCAGTTCATGGGCTTAAATATTGGTATCATACAAAATCCACCGACCTTGTTCATTGGGAGAATGTTGGGATTGGGATAGAGCCTACAGCTTATTTTGATTCGCATGGCGCCTTTTCTGGAACAGCTTTAGAACATGAGGGGTTGCTTTATCTTTTCTATACAGGGAATACACGCGATGCCGATTGGGTTCGACGTCCTTATCAATGTATGGCGACGATGGATAAAACGTATAAGATCAGCAAATTTCCAGCGCCGGTTATTGATCATGTGCCAGAGGGCTATACGGATCATTTTCGCGATCCAATGCTGTTCAAAAAACAAGGCCAATTTTATGCGTTAATCGGTGCTCAACGGGAAGACAAAACAGGAAGCTTGGTCATTTATAAGTCGATTGACCTTCAGTCATGGAATTTTCACGGTGAATTGAAAACGAAACTCCATACATTTGGTTTTATGTGGGAATGTCCAGGTTATTTGGAAATGAACGGAAAAGGAATATTGATCTTCTCTCCACAAGGCTTAAAGCCACAAGGAAATCATTTTCAAAATCTTTATCAAGCTGGCTATTTAATAGGAGAGCCGCTTGATTTCGAAGAGAAACAATTTCACCATGGCAAGTTTCAGGAACTGGATCGTGGCTTTGATTTCTATGCACCTCAAGTAATGAAAGATCCAAGTGGAAGGAACTTGTGTGTCGGTTGGATGGGGCTCCCAGAGATCGAATACCCAACAGATAAACATGGCTGGGCCCATTGTTTAACAATCCCGCGGGAGCTCATCCTAAAAGGGAATCAATTGCTACAAAAACCTGTACCCGAATTAAAAAAACGAAGAAAAGAAAAAGTCGAAAAAACGTTTAAGCTGGTGAACGAAACACAGACATTCCCAGATTTCAAAGGGGATATCTATGAATTACTTTGCGAGTTTGATGCAGGTAGCGCACAAGTGGTAGGCATTAACATTAGAGAGAACGGAACTGAGAAAACGGTAATTAAATACGATAAAGCCAAGCAGATGATCGTTTTAGATCGGACGAGTGCTGGCCAACCATTTGCACAGGAATACGGTACGGTGCGAAAATGCTCCTTTCAAGGAGAATTCGTGAAGTTCCATATTTTTGTTGATCAATCTTCGGTAGAAGTCTTCATTAATGACGGAGAGGAAGTGTTTACGGCAAGAATATTTCCAGATAAAGCAAGCACGGGAATTCGTTTTTTTTCAGAGGGGGAAGCTAGCGTAAGCGCTCGTAAATGGGATTTCTAA
- a CDS encoding FAD-dependent oxidoreductase, which yields MNHKHVAIIGSGVAGVATALFLKKAGIESTIYESRSAEIETGAGFLLSPNGVKVLGEIGCKDEVMEVSLGIGIVAGTSILAKVQIDRKGYLALLSLFLCLYFLFFLAKQLICIYSLSYSSLLVVDMHLRIFQCFQVFKKRHHSTSWAGLLA from the coding sequence ATGAATCATAAACATGTAGCGATTATTGGAAGTGGTGTTGCAGGGGTAGCTACCGCATTATTTTTAAAAAAGGCAGGCATTGAAAGTACTATTTATGAAAGTAGATCAGCCGAAATAGAAACGGGTGCAGGTTTTTTACTGTCTCCAAATGGAGTGAAAGTTTTAGGTGAAATAGGGTGTAAGGATGAGGTCATGGAGGTTTCATTAGGTATAGGCATTGTTGCAGGAACATCCATACTAGCAAAAGTACAGATTGATCGTAAGGGATACCTAGCACTTTTATCTCTGTTCCTTTGCTTGTATTTTTTATTCTTTTTAGCCAAGCAACTAATCTGTATTTACTCACTGTCCTACTCTTCTTTATTGGTGGTGGATATGCACTTACGTATATTCCAGTGTTTTCAGGTGTTCAAGAAAAGACACCACAGCACATCATGGGCAGGGTTACTAGCCTAG
- a CDS encoding LacI family DNA-binding transcriptional regulator, whose protein sequence is MRKNINITEVAKEAGVSIATVSRVINNPEKVKPSTREKIEKIIEETGYRPNILARELAEKRTRLVGIIAHSIIGEGIPNSIYGISEQLEARNFNIMIACTNGDFESEKKNFHIFQSKRVEGILFFTRKFKQEHEELISRLPFPVIVLLQETEKEKIPYVAFDNFQFAKEATEKLIAFGHQHVAFIGGPKDSTNSQERLRGFLNALETKGLPIGEKQIYNGDYSIESGYEITKQLMMKNKEVTAIVAVNDGMAIGAINCLIANHIQVPGQVSVLGLDDTTLAKASRPALTGVHYSYKELGKKGAMMLLRQIEEQTYRFEKEIIPYEIKIRGSVAQVERKE, encoded by the coding sequence ATGAGAAAAAATATTAATATTACTGAAGTTGCAAAGGAGGCAGGGGTTTCCATTGCGACGGTTTCAAGAGTGATCAACAACCCCGAAAAAGTAAAACCAAGCACCCGTGAAAAGATCGAAAAAATTATTGAAGAGACTGGTTACCGGCCAAATATTCTTGCTCGAGAATTAGCTGAAAAAAGAACACGTCTTGTTGGAATCATTGCCCACAGTATTATTGGGGAAGGGATCCCGAATAGCATTTATGGGATTAGCGAACAACTAGAAGCGAGAAATTTTAACATTATGATCGCTTGTACGAATGGCGACTTTGAAAGTGAGAAAAAGAACTTTCATATCTTTCAATCCAAGCGAGTAGAAGGGATTTTATTTTTTACGAGAAAGTTTAAACAAGAACACGAAGAATTGATCAGTCGTTTACCATTCCCTGTTATTGTCTTACTGCAAGAAACGGAGAAAGAAAAAATTCCATATGTCGCTTTCGATAATTTCCAGTTTGCAAAAGAAGCTACAGAGAAGTTAATAGCCTTTGGTCACCAACACGTTGCTTTTATTGGTGGACCAAAGGATTCCACTAATAGCCAAGAACGACTAAGAGGATTTTTAAATGCACTAGAAACGAAAGGGTTGCCTATTGGGGAAAAACAAATCTACAACGGCGATTACAGCATTGAATCAGGCTATGAAATCACTAAGCAATTAATGATGAAAAATAAAGAGGTGACAGCAATCGTGGCGGTTAACGACGGGATGGCGATTGGCGCGATTAACTGCTTGATTGCAAACCATATCCAAGTTCCCGGTCAAGTCTCAGTGTTAGGGTTAGACGATACAACACTTGCGAAAGCATCCAGACCTGCCTTGACAGGAGTACACTATTCCTATAAAGAACTCGGGAAAAAAGGGGCTATGATGCTGCTGAGGCAAATTGAAGAGCAAACGTATCGGTTTGAGAAAGAGATCATTCCATATGAGATAAAAATACGTGGTAGTGTAGCACAAGTAGAAAGGAAAGAGTAG
- a CDS encoding winged helix-turn-helix transcriptional regulator, whose protein sequence is MSMAEYKGKVKHIQDTPFGYTLSVIGGKWKMVIIYLLAENETVRFNELKRQIGTITYKTLSSQLKELEADGMVKRKEYPQIPPKVEYSLTEKAETLLPVLEELCEWGVANQNN, encoded by the coding sequence ATGAGTATGGCTGAATACAAAGGCAAAGTGAAACATATTCAAGATACGCCTTTTGGTTACACATTGTCTGTTATTGGCGGTAAATGGAAAATGGTTATTATTTACCTTTTGGCGGAAAACGAAACGGTACGCTTCAATGAGTTGAAAAGGCAAATAGGAACAATTACTTATAAAACATTAAGTTCGCAACTGAAAGAATTGGAAGCTGATGGCATGGTGAAACGGAAAGAGTATCCGCAAATCCCTCCTAAAGTCGAGTACAGCCTCACTGAAAAAGCAGAGACATTATTACCTGTTTTGGAGGAATTATGTGAATGGGGAGTCGCTAACCAAAACAATTAA
- a CDS encoding arginase family protein: MTQKTVRLLMPQWQGGNNPNYSFGAELLAWLAPNNDQPLIHVPVQAYDGTPLENENGMNGRTQLLAQLEAAQHIIHAHKPDRIVMFGGDCLVEQAPFAYLNERYGGELGLIWIDAHSDLVRYVGYDNAHSLPLGNLLGEGDEEFAKHVKIPLKPENVFIAGLAAPTEQEMELFAEAFQRLGIAPKEPDTEVIQRLGIRTAGTEELANSTASIKEWIKESGIKHLAIHLDLDVLDPKAFRSLLFANPEAPFNLTPEGTMQIPQLINLIKELSEETDVVGLGITEHMPWDAINLKNLLRQIPLLNE, from the coding sequence ATGACACAAAAAACAGTACGCTTATTAATGCCCCAATGGCAAGGAGGAAACAACCCTAACTACTCTTTTGGAGCCGAACTGCTTGCTTGGCTTGCTCCGAACAATGATCAACCTCTTATTCATGTGCCCGTTCAAGCTTATGATGGTACTCCCCTTGAGAACGAGAACGGGATGAATGGTAGAACGCAGTTGCTTGCACAGTTAGAAGCTGCTCAGCATATCATTCATGCTCATAAACCGGATCGCATTGTCATGTTTGGCGGCGACTGCTTAGTCGAGCAGGCCCCATTTGCCTATTTAAACGAACGATACGGCGGGGAATTAGGTTTAATTTGGATTGATGCTCATAGTGATTTAGTTAGATATGTCGGGTATGATAATGCCCATTCTTTACCTCTCGGGAATCTTCTGGGAGAAGGGGATGAGGAGTTCGCAAAACATGTGAAAATCCCTTTAAAACCAGAAAACGTCTTTATCGCGGGATTAGCGGCTCCTACAGAGCAAGAAATGGAATTGTTTGCAGAAGCGTTTCAAAGACTGGGTATAGCTCCTAAAGAACCAGATACAGAAGTAATTCAAAGACTCGGTATTAGAACGGCTGGGACTGAGGAGTTGGCAAATAGTACTGCATCCATTAAAGAGTGGATTAAAGAAAGCGGCATTAAGCACCTGGCTATTCACCTTGATTTAGATGTCCTTGACCCAAAAGCATTCCGTTCTTTGTTATTCGCCAACCCTGAAGCACCTTTTAATCTTACTCCGGAGGGAACGATGCAAATCCCTCAACTGATTAATTTGATTAAAGAGCTATCTGAAGAAACGGATGTCGTTGGATTGGGAATAACGGAGCATATGCCGTGGGATGCTATTAATTTAAAGAACTTACTTCGGCAAATCCCACTATTAAATGAGTAA
- a CDS encoding MerR family transcriptional regulator, with amino-acid sequence MYTIGQLSKKTGVTVRTLDYYDEIDLLKPAGATEGGHRLYGDQEVMRLEQILALKYLGFSLEKIQFILREPPPSWETALTEQLLMVDEEKKRLDDLQRSLQGILYSIQIEKQVNWPLIFGVMQMFQQGEREAIKVLDRYMSREEQEKMLSVNMDQQKLDRWVALIYEIRENLHELPDSPIAQKLAERWMEGTYEMFGRDDEFLGNAWNAIKEESNGVMFYPMTKEVVDFISEAIKEKERKAGESNG; translated from the coding sequence ATGTACACAATCGGCCAGCTGTCCAAGAAAACAGGCGTTACAGTTAGAACACTTGACTATTACGACGAGATCGACTTGCTGAAACCTGCTGGCGCCACAGAAGGCGGCCACCGTTTGTATGGCGATCAAGAAGTGATGCGCTTGGAGCAAATTTTAGCGTTAAAGTATTTAGGATTCTCCTTAGAAAAAATTCAGTTTATTCTGAGGGAACCTCCCCCATCGTGGGAAACAGCGCTCACCGAGCAGCTGTTAATGGTCGATGAAGAAAAGAAAAGGCTTGATGACCTTCAACGCTCATTGCAAGGAATTTTATATTCAATTCAGATTGAAAAACAGGTAAATTGGCCGCTGATTTTTGGCGTTATGCAAATGTTTCAGCAAGGTGAACGAGAAGCAATAAAAGTGCTCGATCGATATATGAGCCGGGAGGAACAGGAAAAAATGCTGTCCGTTAATATGGATCAGCAAAAATTGGATCGGTGGGTAGCGCTCATTTATGAAATTCGTGAAAACCTCCACGAACTGCCTGACTCTCCGATCGCCCAAAAACTTGCTGAACGCTGGATGGAAGGAACCTATGAAATGTTTGGACGTGATGACGAATTTTTAGGCAATGCCTGGAACGCAATAAAAGAGGAAAGTAACGGTGTTATGTTTTATCCGATGACTAAGGAGGTGGTGGATTTTATTTCAGAAGCAATCAAGGAAAAAGAAAGGAAAGCAGGTGAATCGAACGGATGA
- a CDS encoding TetR/AcrR family transcriptional regulator — MSEQKKKIISAARNLFQTKGFSETSMNQIIEAAQSSKGNLYHHFKNKENLFVYILEEDANQWLKDWKIEAEKKQHNSNHILYTLSEFVAKSSVNLYYHKATEEFYLSAFKSDEVMKKIKEIDKLYLDFFVDIIKECQTSKQINQNEDPSVLGYFLMSLLFISSDYKHYYDDFEENENNFHKKAIDIFLNGVRR; from the coding sequence ATGAGTGAACAAAAAAAGAAGATCATCTCAGCAGCTAGAAATTTATTTCAAACAAAAGGTTTTTCAGAAACCTCAATGAATCAAATTATAGAAGCTGCACAATCAAGTAAAGGGAATTTGTATCACCATTTCAAAAACAAAGAAAATCTGTTTGTATATATTCTTGAAGAAGATGCTAATCAATGGCTGAAAGATTGGAAAATAGAAGCTGAAAAAAAACAACATAATTCAAACCATATTTTATATACACTCTCAGAATTTGTAGCCAAGTCAAGCGTTAACCTTTATTACCATAAAGCAACCGAAGAGTTTTATCTTAGTGCGTTCAAATCAGACGAGGTCATGAAAAAGATTAAAGAGATAGATAAACTATACCTTGATTTTTTTGTGGATATTATTAAGGAATGCCAAACGTCTAAACAAATCAACCAAAATGAAGACCCGAGCGTATTAGGCTATTTTCTTATGAGTCTATTATTTATAAGTAGTGATTATAAACATTATTATGATGATTTTGAGGAAAATGAGAATAATTTTCATAAGAAAGCCATAGATATTTTCTTAAATGGGGTAAGAAGGTAG
- a CDS encoding MarR family winged helix-turn-helix transcriptional regulator — MKLEWMGKHRALIEKIIKYGNAYSNTYKQQRSYGTDITFSAAQIQTLEYILEAEEKDEKMSEMAARLGVSRSTFSKNVKHLTEKGLLEKYHLSGNRKDIYVKPSAKGREVYEQYTRFVYKLCFEEIFQYADKISEEDKENFIRILDLFADVLLWYGKKEQKPRKLVKIDEQGKPDSPM, encoded by the coding sequence ATGAAACTAGAATGGATGGGGAAGCATCGAGCCCTTATTGAGAAGATCATTAAGTATGGCAACGCCTATTCTAATACTTATAAGCAGCAGCGAAGCTATGGCACAGATATAACGTTTTCCGCAGCGCAGATTCAAACTTTGGAGTATATTCTAGAGGCTGAGGAGAAGGATGAGAAAATGTCCGAAATGGCTGCGCGCCTTGGAGTCAGCCGTAGCACGTTCTCAAAGAATGTTAAACACCTAACAGAAAAAGGTTTACTGGAAAAGTATCACTTAAGCGGAAATCGTAAAGATATTTATGTTAAGCCTTCTGCCAAAGGACGCGAAGTGTACGAACAATATACGCGATTTGTGTACAAGCTCTGCTTTGAGGAAATCTTTCAATACGCAGACAAAATTTCAGAGGAAGACAAGGAAAATTTCATCCGTATTTTAGATTTATTCGCCGATGTATTGCTCTGGTACGGTAAAAAAGAACAAAAGCCGCGAAAGCTAGTAAAAATTGATGAACAAGGTAAACCCGATTCACCTATGTAA
- a CDS encoding alpha/beta hydrolase, with product MNSIETTIPSFDGTKLYFVKNLVDNARAAVVIVHGLCEHAGRYDYLTENLNERGFNVYRFDHRGHARSEGKRTFYSNFHQIIDDVNVMVDQALQESANKPVFVIGHSMGGFASAAFGTKYPGKVKGIVLSGALTRYNTQVAGELPLALPAGTYLPNELGSGVCSDPEVVAAYANDPLVEKQISVDLFNRLGEGVAWLKQYAENFVDPVFVMHGANDGLVSEQDSRDFYGDIASADKSLKIYAHLMHEIFNEPSRDEVIAEAIAWLEKRI from the coding sequence ATGAATTCTATTGAAACGACTATCCCATCCTTTGATGGTACAAAGCTTTACTTTGTAAAAAATTTGGTAGACAATGCGAGGGCTGCCGTCGTCATTGTTCATGGCTTATGTGAGCACGCCGGACGCTACGACTATTTGACGGAAAACTTAAATGAGCGCGGCTTCAATGTATACCGTTTTGATCATCGCGGCCATGCCAGATCAGAAGGCAAACGCACATTTTATAGCAACTTTCACCAAATTATTGATGACGTTAATGTAATGGTTGATCAAGCATTGCAGGAAAGCGCCAATAAGCCCGTGTTTGTGATTGGACATAGTATGGGTGGCTTTGCGTCAGCAGCATTTGGCACTAAATACCCGGGCAAAGTAAAAGGAATCGTGTTGTCGGGAGCACTTACCCGCTATAATACCCAAGTTGCAGGGGAACTCCCGCTTGCTCTTCCCGCGGGCACTTATCTTCCGAATGAACTTGGCAGCGGAGTGTGCAGCGACCCTGAAGTTGTAGCGGCCTATGCGAATGACCCGCTTGTAGAAAAGCAAATTTCCGTGGATCTGTTTAATCGTTTAGGTGAGGGTGTAGCGTGGCTAAAGCAGTATGCTGAAAATTTCGTTGATCCGGTCTTTGTCATGCATGGTGCGAATGACGGCCTTGTCAGCGAGCAGGATTCCCGTGATTTTTATGGAGATATCGCATCCGCTGATAAATCTTTAAAAATTTATGCTCATTTGATGCATGAAATCTTCAACGAGCCGAGCCGCGACGAAGTCATTGCAGAAGCCATTGCGTGGCTAGAAAAACGCATCTAA
- a CDS encoding ABC transporter ATP-binding protein, whose product MNAAIQLKKVRKTYGKKIKAVQDLSLTIAEGSIYALLGPNGSGKSTTFRILTTLASADQGEIHYFGSPKINKQMIGCVAQNSGVDPTATGRENLMLQGRIYGLPKKALKERVNELLTVFHLQEAADRLSKHYSGGMKRKLDLAMGIIHRPKLLFLDEPTTGLDPESRAELWQMIKQLQSDAGMTVLLTTHYMEEADELADRIAFMNEGRIVAEGTPDEMKNKVGGDTITIECREAQVAAQVLAAAYSVQQPEKQDESTLHVVTENGAEKLPNVIRLLEEQHIPVDSIKVSRPDIGDAYLLYTGKTLRKDETS is encoded by the coding sequence ATGAATGCAGCGATTCAGTTAAAAAAGGTTAGAAAAACGTACGGAAAAAAAATAAAAGCGGTTCAAGATTTGTCATTAACAATAGCAGAAGGAAGCATTTATGCCTTGCTAGGACCGAATGGTTCCGGCAAATCAACAACGTTTCGCATCCTGACCACCTTGGCATCGGCTGATCAAGGGGAAATCCACTATTTTGGCTCTCCCAAAATCAATAAACAAATGATTGGATGTGTCGCCCAAAACTCAGGCGTCGACCCGACAGCAACAGGAAGGGAAAACTTAATGCTGCAAGGCAGAATTTACGGCCTGCCTAAGAAGGCGCTCAAAGAAAGAGTAAATGAGCTGCTTACTGTCTTTCATTTGCAAGAGGCCGCCGATCGACTGAGCAAACATTACTCTGGTGGAATGAAAAGAAAGCTGGATCTCGCAATGGGGATTATTCATCGCCCGAAGCTGCTTTTTCTTGATGAACCGACTACCGGACTTGACCCCGAATCTCGCGCGGAGCTGTGGCAAATGATCAAACAGTTGCAAAGCGATGCTGGCATGACGGTTTTGCTGACGACTCATTATATGGAAGAAGCCGACGAGCTAGCTGACCGGATCGCATTTATGAATGAAGGCAGAATCGTTGCTGAGGGCACACCAGATGAGATGAAAAACAAGGTCGGCGGGGACACAATTACAATCGAATGCCGAGAAGCTCAAGTAGCTGCGCAAGTGCTCGCTGCAGCTTATTCTGTTCAACAGCCGGAAAAGCAAGATGAATCGACATTGCATGTCGTTACAGAGAACGGAGCTGAGAAGCTCCCCAATGTTATCAGACTACTGGAAGAACAACATATACCAGTAGATTCTATTAAGGTATCAAGACCGGATATTGGGGATGCCTACCTGTTGTATACAGGAAAAACATTAAGGAAGGACGAGACTTCATGA
- a CDS encoding ABC transporter permease yields the protein MKLFTDTAWVFMRYLRGLLRSPFVLIITVVQPMLWMILFGHVFSSIGSIPGFAASSYIDYLGPGIVMMSTMMAGAYSGMGVLSDYKDGVLDRMLISPISRLALLLGSLLQDALTLSFQAALMIGVAAILGASFSGGLLGIVQLILIAVLLGLAMGALSISLGLIVRNESSLTAAVSFATMPLLFLSGLFMPLQLVPHWVEVIARFNPLNWAVEAGREVLGAQPDWSLVLQHGSYLLLLFAASCLLVVGAFRHYQRLI from the coding sequence ATGAAGCTGTTTACGGATACGGCATGGGTGTTCATGCGTTATTTGAGAGGCTTGCTCCGCTCCCCTTTTGTATTGATCATAACCGTGGTACAGCCAATGTTGTGGATGATTTTGTTTGGCCATGTCTTTTCCAGCATAGGGAGTATTCCTGGTTTTGCTGCCAGCTCTTATATCGATTATCTTGGGCCAGGGATTGTGATGATGAGCACGATGATGGCTGGAGCCTACAGCGGCATGGGCGTCCTGAGCGACTACAAAGATGGAGTGCTTGACCGGATGTTGATTTCACCGATAAGCCGTCTCGCTTTGCTGCTCGGCTCCTTACTGCAAGATGCATTAACCTTATCCTTTCAGGCTGCGCTTATGATTGGTGTCGCCGCGATACTAGGCGCCAGCTTTAGTGGAGGATTGTTAGGCATTGTCCAGCTCATCCTGATTGCCGTGCTGCTAGGGCTTGCGATGGGCGCTTTATCCATCTCACTTGGGCTGATCGTCCGCAACGAATCTAGCTTAACCGCTGCCGTCAGCTTTGCGACGATGCCTTTATTGTTTTTGTCAGGCTTGTTTATGCCTTTGCAATTAGTGCCACATTGGGTTGAGGTCATCGCCCGTTTCAACCCGCTAAATTGGGCGGTTGAAGCAGGACGGGAAGTGCTTGGCGCACAGCCTGATTGGAGCCTTGTCCTACAACATGGAAGCTACCTGCTTCTTCTCTTTGCAGCTTCATGTCTGCTTGTTGTTGGAGCATTTCGCCACTATCAACGATTGATTTAA